The Brassica napus cultivar Da-Ae chromosome C7, Da-Ae, whole genome shotgun sequence genomic interval TGCTTGTACCTGCAATATCCACTCTCACAGTCACAGCTTCCTGACTATTCGTTGTTCAGTTTCTTGAGAAGGGCTAACCGGCTCTGTTAAAACTGTTCATTTCATAATGGTATTGATAGGTATTGTAACCGAAGACAGTGCTTGAACTAAAACAAATACTACAATATATGCTTCAACGTAACAGACCAAACTAGAATGCCAATCAAGTAATAAAGTTAAAAGGAACTGTCTAGTAACAACTTTTATTTCATTAACCTTccaatttggaacaaaaaacaCACTACAAAGATTACAGGGAACAGACACACATCTGCAATATCAGTCTTATCCCCCAGATTAATTAAGACAAAAGCTATAACAACAAACACTATAAAGCATTACAAACATTACAACTTATCCTTTCATTTGATTATTCAAATGTCAAAATTCTCCATCTGAACACTGCTCTTCAAAGGCACATAATCACCAAGATACCCACCAAGATGATCGTGCAACGCCGACTTATCAATCGCCTGATGATGAAAGCTCTTGCAGACATAGTAAAACACACTCTGCACAAGCAACCCAACAAGATTCACAATGACTAACACACCAACCAAGAACCCTCCAACAACAATCCTCGCAAACAACCCGAAATCATCTCCTCCACGAACCACCACACCTCCGAAAACTCCAGCGATGAACCCACAAAGAGCAAGATACATAAACACCATGGAACACGCCATGTGAGTCCTTCCTTTAAGCAACTCATAGCTCTTCCTCATCGCGGCGATCCCATAGACAGGCTCAAGAACAGAGACGACGCTAGCTAAATGCCACCAAGCGGTCATGTAAACATGAACACCAAGAAACAGAACGAAGATCACAACCATCGAGAAGACAGCGAGGATCACGCTCTGTAGATCGATGGCCACGATCAAGATCACGAGAAACATCAAGAAGACGGAGTTGTAGACGAGCATACAGAGGGAAACCCAGAGGAACGTGATGAAGAGACGTTTGAGAACGAGAGGGATGGCCGACATTGTGGATGAGAAAGACACCGGTTTGCTCGTGTAGAGGGATGCGACGGTGAAGACGACGGCGGCGGTGGAGAGGAGGGAGAAGGCGAAGAGGAAGATGATGTAGATGAATTGGTAGACGAAGAGGAGAGTCCATTGGTGGTTGGTCTGGGACTGGTCGGCGGAGGGAGGAGAAGCGTCGAGCTGGTTCAGGATGGGTTGGGTGAAGAGGGAGTGAGCGAGGATGGCGAAGGAGAGAGGGAagattagggttagggttatGAGGTAGAATGTTCTCGGGGAGAATTTGGGGATCGTGGTGGATTCACGGAGTATGCCTCCGATGCTGAGAAATTGAAGCTCCTCCGCCGCGAGATCCATTTAAGGGTTAGAAGCGATCGGGAAGATGAAGCTGGGAAGGTGGCAACTTTGTTTGTTGACGAGAGATCTCAACGCAGAGAGGGGAGAGAGGGAGGAGGATGAGGAATGTTACTTCATGGTTAAAACAATTCTTTCTTTCTTGGGAAATGAGAACATGACAATTCTATAATTAGGATTAAAGACACGACACCAACAATATAGGGTCAAAGAAACATTTAAgttcactaattttttttttaaattaaaaatctactaattgttttttctttatgttgtaattcaaaattagaaaaaataaatatattttttttggtagagGGGCATACAATACTCATATTTCACAAGTCACAACAATATTTTTGGGAAAAAATCTTATAGTTATAAAGTTTAGCTTAATACCCCTAATACTCAAGTACCCAAAATTATACACTAATTTTAGGggtataaatctatatttatttcttttgataaagcatttaagtttatttttatttttaagatctatatttgtgacaaaaacttttttatgtCTATCCTATGAAATTTCtcatttataaatatcaaaacttATTATCCCCACTAATAACGTTGATTGAATACTATTTAAGTATGGTGAACAAAATAACCAAATTGAGTCGAGCCAACCCAAAAATTAATCTGAATCGAACCAAATCGAAGATAAATACTCGAATGAGTTTTCCTATGGCAAACTTGAAAAGAGCCTCACTCGGCAAATCCCTggcccttttctttcttttttccgcTCGGCCGATTCATCGATGAGCTAAACCTTTATACGAAAgattcttttgataaaatattaagtttattttggtcatttttatttttaaagtatatttgtgacaaaaaaaatttaggtatATCCTATGgaatttcttatttataaatatcaaaacttATTATCCCCAATAAGATCGTTGATTGAATATTATTTACGTATGGTGAACAAAATAACCAAATTGAGTTGAACCAACCCAAAAATTAATCTGAATTGAATCAAATCCAAGATAAATACTCGAATGAGTTTTCCCTATGGTATTtcggttttaatttttatccgAACAAAATGGATAtccaaataaatttgaaaaactcaaaaatccaaaagaaaaatcatgcCAAAATTCAACCCGAataaatacccaaaatattCAAAGCTTGAaatgaaaacttaaaataattgtttgttacataaataataactcAGATACTCAAGTTAGTGTATAATTTTGTTTCTGAAGTTCAAATAATATTTGCTTTACtcctattttgaagttttaatattttttcttacattTATGGAGTTGGTAGCCGGTAGTTTTAacttgtttatgttttactCATAACAACCCCTTCTGGATCATGTTAGAAAGTTTTTGTTAGTGCAAATTGTTCAAATTTGCCAAATTTGTGAATTCAAATGTGTACTTTTGTCTCAAAAACATTCACTTGGGTAATCGAAACTCAAATTAGAATCAAACCTTTGTTTAAAACAGATTCAACCCGGCTTGTGATGTGTTTCTagacccaaaccaaaccgagaaaACCCGAAGCAAACTTTAAGAATATCCGATTGGAATTAAATATGATGCCTTTGAATAACTGAAACCTGATACTTCGGTTTggttacataaataaattttatttcaaactagtggtattccggcgctacgcgccgggtttttataatattattttattaattgttcttatacaataatttaaatatatagttgattgttaatatacattttattatagatatataaatttagatttttccaccttagaaaataagatatttatcAAAAGTACGTagatataatatatttcacttTCTACATCATTGGTCCCAAAAATTATTGTAAAGAAAGTGAATTTTAACTTATGCATAAATTAATTAACCATTTATAGAATAATATTTATAACCTTTTGTCTGAATTTATGTTACTTTGTCTGAATATTATGTtcatttgacccaaaaaaaagatatgttCTTACATTTTGAAAGGGATTACATATTGATAATGGATAGTCACATCTCATCAACTCACAATGATCTTAAGTAAAAAGTGAGCTTGTTTTTGTAAACTGAATCTCTAATTAAAGAAAAACCAagcaaatatttttaatcaaaatataataacataCATAAGGGATCgaatatatttcaatatatcATCAAAAGGATGCCTTAAAGGTTAAAAGCGATAAAAAATATGTAGCATATTTTACTATTCAGTTTGGGAAGAAACACCACAAAACATGCATAAGTGATCTAGTATATTCAAATATCAACAAATGGACACTTCCGAattctgacaaaaaaaatgtgaagCATATACTTTGCTTTATccatttgaaacatttttttgaaatcGAACACTTTTTCTATGCATATAGCATATTAAAATCTTGGATGCTGATTGTAGTCATGAAAGGAATCTTAATTTTTCTAATTCCCTACATGTCTGTTGCTTTTTTGGTGTTAATGTTGATACTATGAAGAATGATTTGTTTCTTGTGGCTGAATATGAGATGGTCctaattttgttatttgttatattttatcaCCTTCCTATGTtgtgtccaaaaaaaaaaaaaacaaaaaaaatcacctttCCTATGTAGGTTAGTTTTTAGGAATATAGTAATGCTCACTTTGCTTACTTGTGAGTATATGTGGTTAATCGTTGTTTCTTTGTGTAGGTGTGAAGAGGCTGCGTGATGTGTTGTCGTTGGCTGTTGAGAATTGACTTATATCTGTAATCTGATAAATTTGTTGTAAAGCTCCGTTTTAAGGATAGGCCTGACCGGCCGTTTATTCCCTGGGAGGAACGTTATTAGCGACGATTGTAAATATGTTGGAGGCATCAATGTAGTGGTTCGGCATGTCACTATGTGAGAGTCTGGTGATATGTGTGAATTCTGTTTGTGTGCTTTTTTCACTTGCTCACATATGTTCTCGTATAGTTTATTTAGCATTTGGAGCGACGTTGAGTAGATTTTATTTAGAAGCGAATCCTCACCTTAAGAGGGATGTCTCGTTAGGTTGCTAGACTGATGATAAGATAATCAGTGGGGCTTGATTATACTTGATCTGAGCTTCTCCCTGTACTTGTGAATATTTATCAACTAATGTATGTTGCAGGTGGTTTCATTGCATTTTGGGCTCCACAAATTGTTTGAAACTTATAGATAGCATGAGGGGAATAATCAATGTCCTAAAAGAAACTTTGAGTCATTAGTACATCCAAGCATTTGGCAGGTGGGAGGAACTTATGAGAGTTGGTTCTTACGTACCGAGGCTGTAGGTTGTTGAATACTCGTTGTAGACAATATTAGCCACACCCTTTTGTGTCCGCTTTACCTTCTATCTCTTGacaaattttgtttgtttctgtttggATGTTGCACATGAAGAGGCTAGTAACGTTGTCTTTCAGTCAAATGTGAACATTGTAGGACTTTTGGTTGTCCTTAGTTAATTAATTGTAACGTACGGAACTTAGAATGGGCTGAACTGTGAAGCTGGTGGAAAGAATTTAAAAATGCTTTTAAAAAACACGGGACAAAgagaaacttaaaattaatttagctAAAGGTGAACAAATTGTATAAGTCAACCATGGGAGTGTacaatacaaatatttaattccTGGTAACATCAAATGCAGAGCTCATACAGACCCCCTCTCTGAGTAAGTGGTGGAATGTGTTCAAGGGGTGTATGCTAGATCCCTGGATCAGACTGCAAACCATTTAGAAACAATGAAGCGTtagcaaacaaaaataattttgaaaacagtTACAGAAAAGACAAATACAATGGAGAAGCAACTCCTCCTCATCTACCAGAACTATATCAATCTCCATAAGTTCTATTACTTTCTTCACATCCCGAGCTTCCCAGAAATAGAGAAGCCGTCTGACAACCGTCGTCCTAGACCAACCAGCCTTCAACTGAGAGAGAGGAAGTTGAGAATTGGTCATTATGTTACCTGCTTTTAGAGATAGTTTGTAAAAAAAGATTGATTGCGAGACGACCAAATCTTCGGGGTCCTCACATCTGGTtcgtatatataataaaataaatgggTCAAAAAACGCAGGAAAGCTGAAAAGTTGAGGAAGTGATGAGTAGCTTTAAGTGAATTCCACCATTTACACCCAATCATTCATCGCCGGAAAGTGGAGGAAAGGCACAGCTATGTGAAGCTTATACGAAACGACTAAGCTAAACTCAGAAACAAATTTGCTTCTTAGGCTTGTTGACCTAATTCTCATTTATATCTCTCAACCATATGATAGAGAGTCTATTAGTGTTGACTGTTGAGCTACGCAGACAGTAAAAACTCTCAATGTTAGCCCAGATATGAAGTTGTTAACTTACAATGCAATGCCGACTGTATTTGTATTAGGCTTATGCAGACTGTCAAATTTCTCAACGTTGGCCCACAGATGGATTGATATATGGTTTCAAGAAGACCTTTTGAAATAGAGATCAAACAACAAACCTctgttattgaaaataataagagaaGAATGAGGTCTGGAGACAAGTGGTAGGGACTCTGATGCCGCTAAGAATCAAGTGAGGGTGAGTTGTTGATGGAAGCAACTGCATTTTAGGCATGTTCCAATTTTAATGGTCTCAACAACACCTCTCGGCCAATGATCTATCTATTAGGACAAAGAAAGATACCTGATATTGTAGCCACGGTTCTGTTATTTACAGATTAATGGCCATCTTCCTTTGCTAAAAGTTGTGCATACATGTCGCCAGAGGCTGTAAAATTTTCTATCATCATAAGATTATGTTCTTATGCAAAACAACAACCAAAACATACTGAGAAGCGTCTTCTTATGACACATACCTGTTAATATTGATGATAAATTGCAAAGTGAGTAGAGTTGGAGAGCTGTGGCAATACATAATTAACTAAATTTCATGggttttgatcttgtgcatcCATAAGTAAACTGCAGATCAGAAGATATAAGTGTTGACATATAATAACCGAAACCAAACTTCACTTATAGACAAACACTTATATAGTACTTACTTAGAGAAACCGTTTTCTGTCCACATTTTTCTTGCTTCTTTAGAAACTTTGGCTCCAAGTCTCCAACTTTTGGggctttaataattttgttttcaagGGCAACATTATTCATTACTTTGGCCTCAGCTGTCAAAAATATTTCTTCTACCATATCAGATGTAGATGATTCCTGCATTTTTTTAGAATCATAAGATTTATAAAACTAAGACTAAGTGAAACGTCACAGGTTGGAACTTTCTTTAATATTAATCTAAGCGTTACAAACTCTTTCAGGAGATGCAGTTTTGGCTGATGAGAGCTCGTTTATGATgcagttttttttaatgaaaagtaATTATTGAAAACAATTAGATATGGTCAAAATCAAGGAACTGGTTTGTAGCTACCAGAAACGTAGGAGACGCCCATCTGAAAACAACGTACGGACTTCAAATCACAAAGAAGGATATGGGTTGACACCATGGTTGCAGGTTGTGTTTGTAAGGAATAAATTGGATTGAATCTTGTGAAGGAGTGGAAACGGGATTATCAATGGAACCTGGAAAAGGGTTAACTAAAACTTACGTAGTGTGAGAGCTTGATGATAGGAAATGCTGTAACCTAATGCCAAGCTTTATGAGAACTGGGATTTATGAGAACTGAGAAGACGCAGACTATCGAAGAAAGAGAGTTATGTTAATGGGTTTCGCATATCATTTGAGAGGTTGGGCTTGTTAATTTATCAGTAACTTATGTAGCCCAGGTTTTTATTTCGTTCAACAAAATGGTAAGCTTGGTGTAGAGTGACGACACGTGTCTCTATTTGGTCGTCACTCTTCGCTGACGTGGCGGCCCGTAGAAGGAGAAAAGTcagttttattattatagatagatagatagatagatagaagaAAAGCGGTTAGACGTTActcatgaattttatttcaaattataacTATGTTAAATACATGATTAACATAGTAATATTTTGGGCAATGCTCCTAAATAgactattttcaagttttgatcacaaaaatagatcataaagaggaaaatgaccaaaatgttttatttaacagGTAAAAGGATCATGTTAACCACATgggtaaaatattttaaaaaaaattaaatttttttttatagttttagattatatgttttcaatttcgaatttttttataatttttttaaaaaaattatttcaaatttttttttatttgttttttttaattttatttttgtaattcgaaaatactttttgaaattatttttaaaaaatttattttttatcttataaattttaaatctcaatcccaaatctCCACACCTTAACTCGataccctaaggtttggattagttaaccacatgggtataagtgtatatttacttcttcaatgaaatattttggtcattttgatctttagagtctatatttgtgacataaactttttagtgttatcCTAGGGTATCCCTTTTATATTAAAAGAGGAGCATTCCTATAAATTAACCTTGCAGTCATGTGTTATTAACCAAAATGTCATTTCCTACGTGTCATCACAAGAGCTCTTCTCACATCCTTTAACTAAAAGTTCTTTTTTTACTAGAATAATTACATGTATTGCCATTGTTACGAACCTACCTTATTAGAAATCTGTAATCATTAGATGCATCaacgattttttttatcatggtTATGTTTGTATATTAAACTTAGATAGAACATGTTTACAATGTCCATATAAGCCGCCTTGAtataaactaaattatatagttatatatttttataaatatatacaaaataattatattatatagttgatATAGTCGTACTATatagcaaaaaaataattatataatagttatataaatatatatgcaaaacattaatattatatagttgATATGATCATATTgtctataaaattaattatatttttttaacgctcatttattatgatcttacaattacaaaaaaataattatattatgtatataaatatatacaaaataattatattatataattgatatggTCGTACTGTAAATCATAAGAGTtctttatatcaatttaaattaaagGTTGGCCCAATCATATATGTAAGTGGTATATTAAATCTTCACGTGTATAACCTTGGAAAACTATTGGCCATTTGGTAATATTTCATACccaattttcataaatacatttttcctaAATTATAGTGATTAATTTATGAGCAATAATGAGACGTAAACTAGCATTGCCATATATGGACTTTTAATTTGAACAAtctataattttgtatattcgTTAAGGAATATATATGACACattgaataataattattaattaagaatGAGGCATGATACCACTGTATCTTTATCATAACTAAATTaggaatttgaaattttattaatttataaagatattaatttacaaaaaaattcttatttagattttttattttatgatatatttattcttgatgaaatttagtaatattatatttaaaaccacatttaagttctatataatatatattatatagaacttaaatgtggttttaaatataatattactaaatttcatcaaaaatatattaagtgttaagaaaatataaagataatttcattgttaatataaaacaaataatataataataggttcttacttatataaaatatgtatacatataacttattaatttataattttattgggaccatatatttacataaaatttgattttctaaaaatttattatcttattattttatcgatttgtgtcaaattttgaaccggccTAAATTGCGaccgaaatttttttattaatttataaatattattaatttatcgattattaatttatagaagttctACTGTACATGTattataat includes:
- the BNAC07G18260D gene encoding uncharacterized protein BNAC07G18260D encodes the protein MDLAAEELQFLSIGGILRESTTIPKFSPRTFYLITLTLIFPLSFAILAHSLFTQPILNQLDASPPSADQSQTNHQWTLLFVYQFIYIIFLFAFSLLSTAAVVFTVASLYTSKPVSFSSTMSAIPLVLKRLFITFLWVSLCMLVYNSVFLMFLVILIVAIDLQSVILAVFSMVVIFVLFLGVHVYMTAWWHLASVVSVLEPVYGIAAMRKSYELLKGRTHMACSMVFMYLALCGFIAGVFGGVVVRGGDDFGLFARIVVGGFLVGVLVIVNLVGLLVQSVFYYVCKSFHHQAIDKSALHDHLGGYLGDYVPLKSSVQMENFDI